One window of the Cydia fagiglandana chromosome 22, ilCydFagi1.1, whole genome shotgun sequence genome contains the following:
- the LOC134675431 gene encoding tubulin beta chain, translating into MREIVHIQAGQCGNQIGAKFWEVISDEHGIDPTGTYHGDSDLQLERINVYYNEATGGKYVPRAILVDLEPGTMDSVRSGPFGQIFRPDNFVFGQSGAGNNWAKGHYTEGAELVDSVLDVVRKEAEGCDCLQGFQLTHSLGGGTGAGLGTLLISKIREEYPDRIMNTFSVVPSPKVSDTVVEPYNATLSVHQLVENTDESYCIDNEALYDICFRTLKLTTPTYGDLNHLVSATMSGVTTCLRFPGQLNADLRKLAVNMVPFPRLHFFIPGFAPLTSRGSQQYRALTVPELTQQMFDAKNMMAACDPRHGRYLTVAAVFRGRMSMKEVDEQMMNIQNKNSSYFVEWIPNNVKTAVCDIPPRGLKMSATFIGNSTAIQELFKRISEQFTAMFRRKAFLHWYTGEGMDEMEFTEAESNMNDLVSEYQQYQDATAEEEGEFDEEEEGGDEGD; encoded by the exons ATGAGGGAAATCGTACATATACAGGCAGGGCAGTGCGGGAATCAGATTGGCGCAAAG TTCTGGGAAGTGATATCAGACGAGCATGGCATCGACCCGACGGGGACGTACCACGGCGACTCAGATCTGCAGCTCGAGCGCATCAATGTGTACTACAACGAGGCCACGGGCGGCAAGTACGTCCCTCGAGCCATCCTGGTAGACCTCGAGCCCGGCACCATGGACTCCGTGCGCTCCGGACCCTTCGGACAGATCTTCCGGCCGGACAACTTCGTCTTCGGACAATCCGGCGCTGGCAACAACTGGGCGAAAGGACACTACACCGAAGGCGCCGAGCTCGTAGACTCAGTCTTAGACGTCGTCAGGAAAGAGGCCGAAGGCTGCGACTGTCTACAGGGATTCCAATTGACGCATTCACTCGGTGGCGGGACCGGAGCCGGCTTAGGAACGCTTTTGATTTCCAAGATCAGAGAGGAGTACCCCGATCGTATCATGAACACTTTCAGTGTCGTGCCCTCGCCTAAAGTATCTGACACTGTAGTTGAACCTTACAATGCCACCTTATCCGTCCATCAGCTGGTTGAAAACACTGATGAATCGTACTGCATCGACAATGAGGCTTTATACGACATTTGCTTCCGAACTCTGAAGCTCACCACGCCGACCTACGGAGATCTGAACCATCTGGTATCTGCGACGATGTCTGGAGTGACTACCTGCCTGAGATTCCCTGGCCAACTGAATGCTGACTTGAGGAAATTGGCAGTGAACATGGTGCCGTTCCCTCGTCTGCATTTCTTCATTCCCGGCTTTGCGCCGTTGACGTCGAGAGGCAGTCAGCAATACAGAGCTCTGACGGTGCCTGAGCTGACTCAGCAGATGTTCGACGCTAAGAACATGATGGCGGCATGTGATCCTCGTCATGGTAGATACTTGACCGTGGCGGCCGTGTTCAGAGGCCGCATGTCGATGAAAGAAGTGGACGAACAGATGATGAATATTCAAAACAAGAACTCATCCTACTTTGTGGAATGGATTCCGAATAACGTGAAGACAGCCGTGTGCGACATCCCGCCGCGTGGTCTTAAGATGTCTGCTACTTTCATTGGCAACTCCACAGCCATCCAGGAGTTGTTCAAGCGTATATCTGAGCAGTTTACAGCTATGTTCAGACGTAAGGCGTTCTTGCACTGGTACACTGGAGAGGGTATGGACGAGATGGAGTTCACCGAGGCCGAGAGCAACATGAACGACCTGGTGTCGGAGTACCAGCAGTACCAGGATGCCACGGCCGAGGAGGAGGGAGAGTTCGACGAGGAGGAAGAGGGCGGAGATGAAGGAGACTAG